A single window of Pyxidicoccus xibeiensis DNA harbors:
- a CDS encoding RtcB family protein: MQPKLNRLLRALAREGLEVTYDGRLYSVRLLSDANAPPAEVLLPPDLPVEGKAFRQLANLAALKHPGGGQVLRVRATPDFHPGDSGVAIGSVLHTTKDLVVPGAIGTDINCGMRLHVADLSVDAFLAKRDAFVERMKGHYFFGTRDVALSSRASEALLRDGIPGWLLETLDTPLGCAGRADLAQLDAEVGRIHLGGGLKGAPGWAPDAFTREGVVRDAGLATIGGGNHFVEVQRVEAVEDRARAWQWGVREGQLAFMIHSGSRDVGKHVGVAWQERARKAWPVGAPFPDSGILPLGDERLVAEYLEAEATAANYAFLNRLLLAELLRQTLRELFGEVEAPLVYDVPHNLTLPYEGGWLARKGACPAGLEQPVIIPGSMGATSFLMVGCGDARSLESASHGAGRARSRFSMARGGADHSEAALGLTGVDCISLRAERRVEEAPAAYKPIRPVVDSQVEAGIVREVARLAPLLTFKA; the protein is encoded by the coding sequence ATGCAGCCGAAACTGAATCGGCTCCTGCGGGCGCTTGCCCGTGAGGGGCTCGAGGTGACCTATGACGGTCGCCTCTACTCCGTGCGCCTCCTGAGCGACGCGAATGCGCCGCCCGCCGAGGTGCTCCTCCCGCCGGACCTGCCCGTGGAGGGCAAGGCCTTCCGGCAGCTCGCCAACCTCGCCGCACTGAAGCACCCCGGTGGTGGCCAGGTGCTGCGCGTGCGCGCCACCCCCGACTTCCACCCGGGTGACTCCGGCGTGGCCATCGGCTCGGTGCTGCACACGACGAAGGACCTGGTCGTCCCCGGCGCCATCGGCACCGACATCAACTGCGGCATGCGCCTGCATGTCGCGGACCTCTCCGTCGACGCCTTCCTGGCGAAGCGGGACGCCTTCGTCGAGCGGATGAAGGGCCACTACTTCTTCGGCACGCGGGACGTGGCCCTGTCCTCGCGCGCCTCGGAGGCGCTGCTGCGCGACGGCATCCCCGGCTGGCTGCTGGAGACGCTGGACACGCCGCTGGGCTGCGCGGGCCGGGCGGACCTGGCCCAGCTCGACGCGGAGGTGGGCCGCATCCACCTGGGCGGCGGGCTGAAGGGCGCGCCGGGCTGGGCGCCGGACGCCTTCACCCGCGAGGGCGTGGTGCGCGACGCGGGGCTGGCCACCATTGGCGGCGGCAACCACTTCGTGGAGGTGCAGCGGGTGGAGGCCGTGGAGGACCGGGCGCGGGCCTGGCAGTGGGGTGTGCGCGAGGGACAGCTCGCGTTCATGATTCACTCCGGCAGCCGCGACGTGGGCAAGCACGTGGGCGTGGCCTGGCAGGAGCGGGCGCGCAAGGCGTGGCCCGTGGGGGCGCCCTTCCCGGACAGCGGCATCCTCCCGCTGGGCGACGAGCGGCTGGTGGCCGAGTACCTGGAGGCCGAGGCGACGGCGGCCAACTACGCCTTCCTCAACCGGCTGCTGCTGGCGGAGCTGCTGCGCCAGACGCTGCGCGAGCTGTTCGGCGAGGTGGAGGCGCCGCTCGTGTACGACGTGCCGCACAACCTCACGCTGCCGTACGAGGGCGGGTGGCTGGCGCGCAAGGGCGCGTGCCCGGCGGGGCTGGAGCAGCCCGTCATCATCCCCGGCTCCATGGGGGCCACGTCCTTCCTCATGGTGGGGTGTGGCGACGCGCGCTCGCTGGAGTCCGCGTCCCACGGGGCGGGGCGGGCCCGCTCGCGCTTCTCCATGGCGCGCGGCGGGGCGGACCACAGCGAGGCGGCGCTGGGCCTCACCGGCGTGGACTGCATCAGCCTCCGGGCGGAGCGGCGCGTCGAGGAGGCCCCGGCGGCGTACAAGCCCATCCGCCCGGTGGTGGACTCGCAGGTGGAGGCCGGCATCGTCCGCGAGGTGGCGCGGCTGGCGCCCCTGCTGACCTTCAAGGCCTGA
- the add gene encoding adenosine deaminase — MPTIREDEFPNATGIPSSARRTDFTPPPTLAVTEELLLALPKTDLHCHLDGSMRVKTILELAEQQKVKLPADTVEGLAKAIHMGEVCKSLEEYLVAFDVTLSVLQTADALYRAAYELAVDAAAENVRWLEVRYSPALHLQKGLKMTTVIDSVLEGLRAAKKETGIKCGVIVCGIRHINPQTSMRLAELSVAYKNRGVIGFDLAGAEASFPAKDHKDAFQLILKNNVNCTAHAGEAYGPESISQAIHNLGAHRIGHGTRLREDGDLLNYVNDHRIPLEVCPTSNVQTGAVSSLSAHPLKFYFDYGLRVTINTDNRLITDTTVTKELWTAHKELGLALEDLATIIVSGFKSAFLPFREKQDMLRAVNQEIATTLAAFDKKRQPMKQPA, encoded by the coding sequence ATGCCTACGATTCGTGAAGACGAGTTTCCCAACGCCACCGGCATCCCCTCCTCCGCCCGGCGGACGGACTTCACTCCGCCCCCCACGCTGGCGGTGACGGAGGAGCTGCTGCTCGCGTTGCCCAAGACGGACCTGCACTGCCACCTGGATGGCTCCATGCGGGTGAAGACGATTCTGGAGCTCGCCGAGCAGCAGAAGGTGAAGCTGCCCGCCGACACCGTGGAGGGCCTCGCCAAGGCCATCCACATGGGCGAGGTGTGCAAGAGCCTGGAGGAGTACCTCGTCGCCTTCGACGTGACGCTCTCCGTGCTCCAGACGGCGGACGCGCTCTACCGCGCCGCGTACGAGCTGGCGGTCGACGCCGCCGCGGAGAACGTGCGCTGGCTGGAGGTGCGCTACTCCCCCGCGCTCCACCTCCAGAAGGGCCTGAAGATGACCACCGTCATCGACTCGGTGCTCGAGGGCCTGCGCGCCGCGAAGAAGGAGACGGGCATCAAGTGCGGCGTCATCGTCTGCGGCATCCGCCACATCAACCCGCAGACGTCCATGCGGCTGGCGGAGCTGTCGGTGGCCTACAAGAACCGGGGCGTCATCGGCTTCGACCTCGCCGGCGCCGAGGCCAGCTTCCCGGCCAAGGACCACAAGGACGCCTTCCAGCTCATCCTCAAGAACAACGTCAACTGCACCGCCCACGCGGGTGAGGCCTACGGCCCCGAGTCCATCTCCCAGGCCATCCACAACCTGGGCGCGCACCGCATCGGCCACGGCACCCGGCTGCGCGAGGACGGCGACCTGCTCAACTACGTCAACGACCACCGGATTCCACTGGAGGTCTGCCCCACCTCCAACGTGCAGACGGGCGCGGTGTCCAGCCTGTCCGCGCACCCGCTGAAGTTCTACTTCGACTACGGCCTGCGGGTGACCATCAACACCGACAACCGCCTCATCACCGACACCACGGTGACGAAGGAGCTGTGGACCGCGCACAAGGAGCTGGGCCTCGCGCTGGAGGACCTGGCCACCATCATCGTCTCCGGCTTCAAGAGCGCCTTCCTCCCGTTCCGCGAGAAGCAGGACATGCTCCGGGCGGTGAACCAGGAAATCGCCACCACGCTGGCGGCCTTCGACAAGAAGCGTCAGCCGATGAAGCAGCCGGCGTGA
- a CDS encoding SDR family NAD(P)-dependent oxidoreductase — MDLELGGKVVLVTGGSDGLGAALARRLVREGAKVALCARGPERLEATAASLRAEGGDVLTIQADVSKAWEVEHFVDAAHARFGRVDALVNNAGSAAGRPFHSVTDAEWEADLQLKLFAAVRASRQAMPFLRDAGGGSIVNVLAISAKTPGAHSTPSSVSRAAGLALTKALSKELGPHGIRVNAVLVGIIESGQWVRRAQEVGKPVESFQTEMARHAGIPLGRVGRADEFADLVAFLLSPRGGYISGAAINVDGGLSASV; from the coding sequence GTGGACCTGGAGCTGGGTGGCAAGGTGGTGCTGGTGACGGGGGGCTCGGACGGGCTGGGCGCGGCGCTGGCCCGGAGGCTCGTGCGCGAGGGGGCGAAGGTCGCCCTCTGTGCCCGCGGCCCGGAGCGGCTGGAGGCCACCGCGGCCTCGCTGCGCGCCGAGGGTGGGGACGTGCTCACCATCCAGGCGGACGTGTCGAAGGCCTGGGAGGTGGAGCACTTCGTGGACGCGGCGCACGCGCGCTTCGGGCGGGTGGACGCGCTGGTGAACAACGCCGGCTCCGCGGCGGGGCGGCCCTTCCACTCGGTAACGGACGCGGAGTGGGAGGCGGACCTCCAGCTCAAGCTGTTCGCCGCCGTCCGGGCGTCGCGGCAGGCGATGCCCTTCCTGCGAGACGCCGGGGGCGGCTCCATCGTCAACGTGCTGGCGATTTCGGCGAAGACGCCCGGGGCCCACTCCACGCCCTCGTCGGTGTCGCGCGCGGCGGGGCTGGCGCTGACGAAGGCGCTGTCGAAGGAGCTGGGGCCGCACGGCATCCGCGTGAATGCCGTCCTGGTGGGCATCATCGAGAGCGGCCAGTGGGTGCGCCGGGCCCAGGAGGTGGGCAAGCCGGTGGAGTCGTTCCAGACGGAGATGGCGCGCCACGCCGGCATCCCCCTGGGCCGCGTGGGACGTGCGGACGAGTTCGCCGACCTCGTGGCCTTCCTGCTGTCCCCCCGGGGCGGCTACATCAGCGGCGCCGCCATCAACGTGGATGGCGGCCTGTCCGCCTCGGTGTAG